In Sphaeramia orbicularis chromosome 15, fSphaOr1.1, whole genome shotgun sequence, a single genomic region encodes these proteins:
- the golga4 gene encoding golgin subfamily A member 4 isoform X2 yields the protein MFKKLKQRINEEQSPQRNAQSPQQAQMGPGDRRSSQTPPFHHDGSPSPSDREMLAGMIAEPAFLSEYTIFALDHSKRPKTAQVASVSATKEPARSPRGSINGDGSASPLREEPQSFAQKLQLRVPSMESLIRGGASRAESLFRSPSKENLIRTSSRDSLTPLGENEPLGAPSYDPPSDIESEAEEPSGNTESLSKEQLLHRLFRVERSLGKYRGKYSELVTAYRTVQRDKEKTQAILSQSQDKALRRIGELREELQMDQQAKKHLQDEFDAALEEKDQMITVLQTQVALMKKRLKGVSDGAVPPEGQLPQSEDSTSVQQSPSKEQEVEPEASEGGNADPAKLMEQLQKRVKRQENLLQKCKDVMRTHKERSAQLSSENETLQEQLQERLQELEKMKELHTTEKTKLITQLRDAKNLIEQLEQDKGMVIAETKRQMHETLEMKEEEIAQLRSRLQQSTAQREELQEQKERAEKAAFEELERALGAAQKAEEARKQQQVQLEEQVKEVERASEEERKTLQQELTRVKQEVVTIMKKSSEETVANLEKAHSEALAAKEEEMNARINAAVEKCKKEFAQLAKEREQQATLALEDAELQKTALKIESENKVKEIQLELEAARTRVLELESSLDKLSQDGSNLSHELSSQLDELKDKHREQISALEEKHQEQLEKHKGTLTQQQNNTMEELKEKHRAEVETILKDKELQFQAHVEDMNQKTLEKLDAKQAELEALSSDLSEALKSKRLLEEKLVAAEEVHSLAKQDYEKRFEDQVAKHNAEIADIKQEHEQSLGGMEKTLKEELNTLKIVLREKEKENEEHTLKINTLQEESHSTLQELNAKIKELEELQQCLSQSQLESAGLKESNAQLSKISLDLDQCKKDLTDLEHQLEVAKTDCQQKEKSLQELEHQLENTKKEFSEQKKLFTVELNTKQEEQTRLKKQLDDEKAVLEKKMKNTITEMEGKLKSQETKMEKFKQKAKEMQENFKKKLQQNEETMKKELAKKDAELQQKEKQVQEKILEMAQKSSQGLSDTMSELQNNHKEEVEKLQDAHKHEIEELEHHWQQKLGQQEEEIMEKNSHILQEKAQELEDTSQQLSRSREENEQVLCEIKNLKEELAIRETTVQKLQAELNEAAVKLESLSQGEAVLKEQMESVERNLNQALNERNSLQDKLSSMEEEGREKLKTLSDQLEETEKQLKAVEGSRCKESEEMQSKFEETAIQLQAKEAEFQQRLIMITNQMEHYCQEVQSKVDCGSNELCQKVENRVGELKDRLLCSQKKVAHLHNIILTKVDRICTLEETLRRQTEENKNLCISLEQVTAQVKAHEEHITALTHERETLTRDAENQFQSINENIQKTEKLSEENRIISENIKTNELHISNLESIISDLKNQLASSIKDKEEAINQLNQQKQERKRMEETTERLELEKTSALEQASALRNSLSEFENSAESKLAQNDNTITSLQTRLGELEREISEKNEALQRLTASIDNQSISKSEMDQVLSEKEQKLSDLTSEFESCNSRLCELQEQLALKTRECEQLAANLKQQHSITENEKRVLVEQLQQTQMQCTQNGNLEQEMVQKLHSLEEDNQKCKYELQSQKEEFERIKSEIIKSNDENLKATEEKLSTESVRKVSELKKKAEQKIGQIKKQLTSQLEEREQTIKALRASLEETKRNETFSKEHVETLEEKTKALEEALAKLKEEQEKQLEEIQSHERLEREKSLEEMKNLYEEKLSSLQKNTADHEGLKETSSVLQETEAKLKEAEEQNGALLAELNQLKEEILDKDAQINQHQANIEQNSSETVVERKVECSSVQQTKSALENDMENHSETQEEDGESFKSRLAQVKNEKDKIYKDFCRLQKDMRLLRKEHEQDLEYTKKEMMEENEKKLKLELEDMEMKHNSTVKQLMREFQTQLALKEKELDSAVKEAIAKAQAVEAELIYSHRDEASQLRKVISQKEDDLHRTVQKYEQVIQSREEEMGDRVWQVQKELEELQARSQNTSETPISTVELQAQLAEKTTLLSEARLKEQEFIERIHSLEDKIKCFHRSTVVTHLGSTYKDPGYNSSDALSEATEMEYLRKVLFEYMMGRETKTMAKVITSMLKFPPDQAQKVLDKEDSKTIAWLR from the exons ATGGGCCCTGGTGATCGTCGCAGCAGCCAGACTCCCCCTTTTCACCATGATGGTTCACCCTCTCCAAGTGACAGAGAG ATGCTGGCTGGGATGATAGCAGAGCCCGCTTTTCTCTCTGAGTATACTATCTTTGCTCTGGACCATTCAAAACGACCCAAAACGGCCCAGGTAGCCAGTGTG AGTGCCACTAAAGAACCAGCAAGGTCTCCTAGAGGTAGCATCAATGGAGATGGAAGTGCCTCTCCTCTT AGAGAGGAGCCACAGTCATTTGCCCAGAAACTCCAACTCCGAGTTCCCTCAATGGAGTCTTTAATTCGCGGAGGTGCCAGCCGGGCAGAAAGCCTTTTCCGCTCTCCGTCTAAAGAGAACCTCATCCGAACCTCATCGCGTGACTCCCTGACACCTTTGGGAGAAAATGAGCCTCTGGGTGCCCCCTCGTACGACCCACCCTCAGATATTGAGAGTGAGGCTGAGGAGCCTTCAGGAAACACTGAATCCCTCTCCAAAGAGCAGTTGTTGCACCGGCTGTTTCGGGTGGAGAGGAGTTTGGGGAAATACAGAGGGAAGTACTCAGAG CTTGTTACTGCATACCGCACAGTACAACgagacaaagaaaaaacacag GCCATCCTCAGTCAGAGTCAAGATAAAGCTCTCCGCAGGATAGGGGAGCTGCGtgag GAGCTGCAAATGGACCAGCAGGCCAAAAAACACCTACAGGATGAGTTTGATGCTGCTCTGGAGGAGAAAGATCAAATGATcactgttctgcagacacag GTTGCTCTGATGAAGAAACGGCTGAAAGGGGTCTCTGATGGTGCAGTACCACCTGAGGGTCAACTCCCTCAGTCTGAAGACTCCACCTCTGTCCAACAGAGTCCTTCAAAAGAACAAGaagtggagcctgaagccagtgAAG GGGGCAACGCTGATCCAGCCAAACTTATGGAACAGCTACAGAAGAGAGTGAAGAGGCAGGAAAACCTACTGCAGAAGTGTAAAGATGTGATGCGAACACACAAGGAGAGGAGCGCTCAGCTCAGCAGTGAGAATGAAACTCTACAAGAACAGCTGCAGGAGAGACTGCAGGAACTGGAGAAGATGAAG GAACTGCACACAACAGAGAAGACTAAGTTGATCACTCAGCTGCGTGATGCCAAAAACCTTATTGAACAGTTGGAACAGGATAAG ggaatggtcaTTGCAGAAACAAAGCGTCAGATGCACGAAACACTGGAAATGAAAGAAGAAGAGATCGCACAGCTACGCTCAAGGCTTCAACAGTCGACTGCCCAAAGAGAAGAGCTGCAGGAACAGAAAGAAAGAGCTGAGAAAGCAG CATTTGAGGAACTTGAGCGGGCATTAGGTGCAGCTCAGAAGGCGGAAGAGGCCAGAAAGCAGCAGCAGGTTCAACTGGAGGAGCAAGTGAAAGAAGTTGAAAGAGCCAGTGAAGAAGAGAGGAAGACTTTGCAGCAGGAACTCACACGAGTGAAGCAGGAGGTTGTTACCATCATGAAG AAGTCATCTGAGGAAACTGTGGCCAACTTGGAAAAAGCCCACAGTGAAGCCCTGGCTGCTAAAGAAGAAGAGATGAATGCCAGAATCAACGCAGCTGTG GAGAAATGCAAAAAGGAGTTTGCCCAGTTAGCTAAGGAACGAGAACAGCAAGCCACTCTAGCTCTGGAGGATGCGGAATTACAGAAAACAGCTTTGAAGATAGAGTCTGAAAACAAGGTTAAAGAGATACAGCTAGAGCTAGAGGCTGCAAGAACT AGAGTATTGGAGCTAGAGAGCTCTCTGGATAAGCTCTCCCAGGATGGATCCAATCTGTCCCATGAACTTTCCAGTCAGCTGGATGAACTGAAAGATAAACACAGGGAGCAAATATCTGCATTAGAGGAAAAGCACCAGGAGCAGCTGGAAAAGCACAAGGGCACCCTAACCCAGCAGCAGAACAATACTATGGAGGAGCTCAAAGAAAAACACAGAGCTGAAGTGGAGACGATTCTGAAAGATAAAGAGTTGCAGTTCCAAGCACATGTTGAAGACATGAACCAGAAAACATTAGAAAAACTGGATGCAAAGCAGGCAGAGCTGGAGGCTTTATCTTCTGACCTTTCAGAGGCTTTGAAGAGTAAACGGCTTCTGGAGGAGAAGCTGGTCGCAGCTGAGGAAGTGCATAGTTTAGCTAAGCAAGACTATGAAAAAAGGTTTGAGGATCAGGTGGCAAAGCACAATGCAGAGATTGCAGATATTAAGCAGGAGCATGAGCAGTCACTTGGCGGTATGGAGAAAACTCTGAAAGAGGAACTTAACACGCTGAAAATAGTTTTGagggaaaaggaaaaggaaaatgaagaaCACACTCTTAAAATAAACACACTACAAGAGGAATCACATTCCACTCTCCAAGAATTAAATGCTAAAATTAAAGAACTGGAGGAACTGCAGCAGTGTTTATCACAGTCCCAATTAGAAAGTGCAGGCCTCAAGGAATCTAATGCACAGTTAAGTAAGATCTCACTGGATCTAGATCAGTGTAAGAAGGACTTGACAGATTTAGAGCATCAGTTGGAGGTAGCAAAAACTGATTGTCAACAAAAAGAGAAGTCGCTTCAGGAGCTTGAGCACCAATTAGAAAATACCAAGAAGGAGTTCTCAGAACAGAAGAAGCTTTTCACAGTAGAATTGAACACTAAGCAGGAAGAACAAACACGCCTCAAGAAACAGTTGGATGATGAAAAAGCTGTCCTTGAGAAGAAGATGAAAAACACTATAACTGAAATGGAAGGTAAACTGAAGTCACAGGAAACAAAGATGGAAAAGTTTAAACAGAAAGCCAAAGAAATGCAAGAGAATTTTAAGAAAAAGCTTCAGCAAaatgaagaaactatgaagaaGGAACTTGCAAAGAAAGATGCAGAACTTCAGCAAAAAGAGAAGCAAGTTCAGGAGAAGATTTTAGAGATGGCTCAAAAAAGCTCTCAAGGCCTCAGTGATACAATGTCAGAGCTGCAAAATAACCataaggaggaggtggagaaacTACAGGATGCCCATAAGCATGAGATTGAGGAGCTGGAACATCATTGGCAGCAGAAGTTGGGACAGCAGGAGGAAGAAATAATGGAGAAAAACTCACATATTCTACAGGAGAAAGCACAGGAACTGGAGGACACTTCTCAGCAACTTAGCAGAAGCAGAGAGGAGAATGAACAAGTGTTGTGTGAAATAAAGAATTTGAAGGAGGAGCTGGCTATTCGGGAAACCACTGTGCAGAAACTGCAAGCAGAGCTTAATGAAGCAGCAGTAAAACTGGAAAGTTTATCTCAGGGTGAAGCAGTGCTGAAAGAGCAAATGGAGTCAGTGGAGAGGAACCTTAACCAGGCTCTGAATGAGAGAAACTCCCTCCAAGACAAGCTGAGCTCAATGGAGGAAGAGGGGAGAGAGAAGTTAAAGACCTTGTCAGATCAACTGGAGGAAACAGAGAAGCAGCTTAAGGCAGTGGAAGGTTCCAGATGTAAGGAAAGTGAGGAGATGCAGAGTAAATTTGAGGAGACTGCCATTCAGCTACAAGCCAAGGAAGCAGAGTTCCAACAGCGTTTAATAATGATCACCAACCAAATGGAGCATTACTGTCAGGaggttcagtctaaagtggactGTGGATCCAATGAGCTCTGTCAGAAGGTTGAAAATCGGGTGGGGGAGTTGAAAGATAGGCTGCTCTGTAGTCAGAAAAAGGTAGCACATCTTCACAACATTATCCTTACTAAAGTAGATAGAATTTGCACTTTGGAGGAAACTCTCCGCCGGCAGACAGAGGAGAATAAGAATCTATGCATTTCTTTAGAACAGGTGACTGCTCAGGTAAAAGCTCATGAGGAGCATATCACAGCCTTAACACACGAGAGGGAGACGCTAACAAGAGATGCTGAAAATCAATTTCAGTCAATCAATGAAAATATTCAGAAAACGGAGAAGCTCAGTGAAGAAAACCGAATCATAtcagaaaatattaaaacaaatgaGCTGCATATCAGTAACTTGGAAAGTATCATCAGTGACTTGAAAAATCAGCTAGCAAGTAGCATAAAAGACAAGGAAGAAGCCATAAATCAGCTGAACCAGCAGAAGCAGGAGAGGAAACGAATGGAGGAGACAACTGAGAGATTGGAGCTGGAGAAAACGTCTGCGCTGGAACAGGCCAGTGCACTCAGGAACAGCCTGTCAGAGTTTGAGAATAGTGCCGAGTCCAAGCTCGCCCAGAATGACAACACTATCACATCTTTACAGACAAGGCTCGGAGAGCTCGAGCGAGAAATCTCTGAAAAGAATGAAGCTTTGCAGAGGCTTACCGCAAGTATTGACAATCAGTCCATCAGCAAGTCTGAGATGGACCAGGTTCTGAGTGAGAAAGAGCAGAAGTTGAGTGATCTTACTTCGGAGTTCGAGAGTTGCAACAGTCGACTCTGTGAGCTTCAGGAGCAGTTAGCCTTAAAGACAAGAGAGTGTGAACAACTCGCAGCCAACCTCAAACAGcagcacagcatcacagagaATGAGAAAAGAGTGTTGGTAGAACAGCTGCAGCAGACCCAGATGCAATGCACTCAGAATGGGAACTTGGAGCAAGAGATGGTGCAAAAACTACATTCCCTTGAGGAAGACAACCAAAAGTGTAAATACGAGCTTCAGAGTCAAAAAGAAGAATTTGAGAGGATTAAAAGCGAGATCATAAAGAGCAATGATGAAAATCTGAAGGCAACAGAAGAGAAATTGTCCACAGAGAGCGTCCGGAAAGTATCGGAGCTGAAGAAGAAAGCAGAGCAGAAAATCGGTCAGATTAAAAAGCAGCTAACCTCCCAACTTGAAGAGAGAGAGCAGACAATCAAGGCTCTGAGGGCGAGTTTGGAGGAAACCAAGAGGAACGAAACATTCAGCAAAGAGCATGTAGAAACATTAGAGGAGAAAACAAAAGCCCTCGAGGAAGCACTTGCGAAGCTGAAAGAGGAGCAGGAGAAACAACTTGAAGAGATTCAAAGTCATGAGAGGCTTGAGAGAGAGAAGTCTTTAGAGGAAATGAAAAACCTGTATGAAGAGAAGCTGTCATCACTTCAAAAGAATACAGCGGATCACGAAGGCCTTAAAGAAACCTCATCAGTGCTGCAGGAAACTGAGGCAAAACTAAAAGAGGCAGAAGAACAAAATGGAGCCCTTCTTGCAGAACTAAATCAACTCAAAGAAGAAATACTTGACAAGGACGCTCAGATTAATCAACATCAGGCAAATATTGAGCAAAATTCATCAGAAACTGTGGTTGAGAGGAAGGTGGAATGTTCCAGTGTGCAGCAAACAAAGAGCGCATTAGAAAACGACATGGAGAACCACTCTGAGACTCAAGAAGAGGACGGTGAGTCGTTCAAAAGCAGACTCGCTCAGGTGAagaatgaaaaagacaaaatctaCAAAGACTTCTGCAGGCTTCAGAAAGACATGCGGTTATTGAGGAAGGAGCACGAACAGGACCTAGAGTACACCAAGAAGGAGATGATGGAAGAGAATGAGAAAAAATTAAA ACTGGAATTGGAAGACATGGAAATGAAGCACAACTCTACAGTGAAGCAGTTAATGAGGGAGTTCCAAACACAACTGGCCTTGAAGGAAAAGGAGCTTGATTCGGCAGTGAAGGAAGCCATTG CAAAGGCCCAGGCTGTGGAGGCTGAACTCATCTACAGCCATCGTGATGAAGCCAGTCAGCTACGGAAGGTGATTTCCCAAAAGGAGGACGATTTGCACAGAACTGTTCAGAAATATGAACAGGTTATACAG AGTCGAGAGGAGGAGATGGGAGACAGAGTGTGGCAGGTTCAGAAGGAACTGGAGGAGCTGCAAGCAAGGAGCCAGAACACTTCTGAG